In Anaerolineales bacterium, one DNA window encodes the following:
- a CDS encoding PTS transporter subunit IIC, protein MGFLSTAVGWLLGLGSSVIVMIVLIILGLVFRVGWQKAVRGGITTGVGLAGLFLVVNVIIGALQPAVAEMATRFGLTKTIVDVNWADAGIAWGWPGVAGLIVSLLVVNILMVVLKLTKTLWTDVWSYWHGSALAGFVWAATGGNVFLGILAGVLYLVAGGLMSDMTAKKYQEFNDMPGIGVPCGTTVQASLFAMPVVWLLDRIPGIKDWDASPEGIKKRFGLVGEPGVLGFLLGVIIGIFAYGTTTGDLGSTKILGLGMNVAVMMMILPRMVSIIAEGIVPITMSIVQYMRERFKDREIYVAVDCAVLLGHPAVMASTIILFPLLVLLAAGLPGVNMLPIASLAVVPFWAGAVVPYTKGNVIKTVIVLLLYAIPFMYFSTLMVDSQTEAYRMMGQFSEQIEQGLKLGSWDMGGDILGFFIRQIFGLFS, encoded by the coding sequence ATGGGATTCCTATCTACTGCTGTTGGTTGGTTGCTTGGCCTCGGCTCGTCCGTGATCGTGATGATCGTTCTGATCATCCTTGGTCTGGTCTTTCGGGTGGGCTGGCAAAAAGCGGTCCGCGGTGGCATCACCACGGGCGTTGGGTTGGCTGGTTTGTTCCTGGTGGTCAATGTGATCATTGGCGCCTTGCAGCCGGCGGTGGCTGAAATGGCGACTCGGTTTGGGCTGACCAAGACAATCGTCGATGTTAACTGGGCCGATGCGGGCATTGCCTGGGGCTGGCCTGGTGTGGCCGGCTTGATCGTATCGCTCCTGGTGGTCAATATCCTGATGGTCGTGCTCAAGCTGACCAAGACCCTCTGGACCGATGTCTGGTCCTACTGGCATGGTTCTGCTCTGGCTGGCTTTGTCTGGGCGGCGACAGGCGGCAACGTTTTTCTTGGCATCCTGGCGGGCGTCTTGTACCTTGTGGCAGGCGGCCTGATGAGCGATATGACCGCCAAGAAGTATCAGGAATTCAATGACATGCCCGGTATCGGTGTTCCCTGCGGAACGACCGTACAGGCGAGTTTGTTTGCGATGCCGGTCGTCTGGCTATTGGACCGCATTCCTGGAATCAAGGATTGGGATGCATCCCCCGAAGGCATCAAGAAACGCTTCGGCCTGGTCGGCGAGCCCGGTGTTTTGGGCTTCCTGTTGGGTGTCATCATCGGCATTTTCGCATACGGCACCACCACAGGTGATCTGGGCTCGACCAAGATCCTGGGGTTGGGCATGAACGTTGCGGTCATGATGATGATCCTGCCCCGCATGGTCTCGATCATTGCCGAAGGCATCGTACCGATCACAATGTCCATTGTCCAATATATGCGCGAACGCTTCAAGGACCGCGAGATCTATGTGGCCGTTGATTGTGCGGTGCTCTTGGGCCACCCGGCTGTGATGGCCTCCACGATCATCCTGTTCCCGCTGCTTGTGCTGCTTGCAGCGGGCCTGCCGGGCGTGAATATGTTGCCCATTGCATCCCTGGCTGTTGTTCCTTTCTGGGCCGGCGCGGTCGTACCGTACACCAAAGGCAACGTGATCAAGACCGTCATCGTGCTTCTGCTCTATGCGATCCCCTTTATGTACTTCTCAACACTGATGGTGGATTCTCAAACGGAAGCCTATAGAATGATGGGCCAGTTTAGCGAACAGATTGAACAGGGTCTGAAACTGGGAAGCTGGGACATGGGCGGTGACATCCTTGGCTTCTTCATCCGACAGATCTTCGGATTGTTCAGCTAG
- a CDS encoding cysteine desulfurase family protein, translating to MSSRIYLDYCATTPVHPDVREQILRALDEDFGNPSSLHWAGRDSKQLMSQARVDVAEGIGCRPDEITFTSGATEADNLALFGNLRKFQPGKAHLITSSIEHHAILHAAAQLEQEGYPVTYLPVDQHGLVNPQAVRHAIRPETKLISIMSVNNEVGSIQPIAEIGGIAREHNIRFHTDAVQALSLYDVRVNDLNVDLLSLSAHKIYGPKGSGALYIRSGLQLTPMILGGTQENSLRAGTENVPAIVGLGAAMNLVRRHRLDERAHMLELRRNLVNGLRAISAAVLVNGLEEKTAPHILSVSFTGVDAEMMLIRLNAEGIAVSLGSACTSTSIEPSHVLTAMGVPREQIESTLRISLGMPTTQEQINMLLNAIARILPRVKVQ from the coding sequence GTGAGTTCTAGAATTTATCTCGATTATTGCGCAACAACACCGGTCCATCCCGATGTACGCGAACAGATCTTGCGTGCTCTCGATGAGGACTTTGGCAATCCATCCAGCCTGCACTGGGCGGGCCGGGATTCGAAGCAGCTCATGAGTCAGGCACGCGTGGATGTGGCCGAGGGGATCGGGTGCCGCCCGGACGAGATCACATTTACCAGCGGAGCAACGGAGGCGGACAACCTTGCCCTTTTCGGAAACCTGCGCAAGTTTCAGCCCGGCAAGGCTCATCTGATCACATCGTCCATTGAACATCATGCCATCCTGCATGCGGCGGCACAGCTGGAACAGGAAGGGTACCCGGTAACCTACCTGCCGGTGGATCAACATGGCCTTGTAAACCCGCAGGCTGTCCGTCATGCAATTCGCCCCGAGACAAAATTGATTTCCATCATGTCGGTCAACAATGAGGTTGGCTCGATTCAACCGATTGCTGAAATTGGCGGGATCGCCCGCGAGCACAACATCCGTTTTCACACAGACGCCGTACAGGCGCTGAGCCTGTACGATGTAAGGGTGAATGATTTAAATGTTGACCTGCTCTCCCTCTCCGCGCACAAGATCTATGGACCCAAGGGAAGCGGTGCACTTTATATACGGTCGGGTCTTCAGCTGACCCCGATGATTCTGGGGGGCACACAGGAAAACTCGCTGCGCGCAGGGACCGAGAATGTTCCCGCCATTGTCGGCCTGGGCGCAGCCATGAATCTGGTCCGCCGGCATCGATTGGATGAGCGCGCCCATATGCTCGAGTTAAGGAGGAATTTGGTGAACGGCTTGAGAGCCATCAGCGCCGCCGTCCTTGTGAACGGCCTGGAGGAAAAGACCGCACCCCATATTCTTTCCGTCAGTTTTACCGGCGTGGACGCGGAAATGATGCTGATCCGCCTGAATGCCGAAGGGATCGCAGTTTCGTTGGGCTCTGCCTGTACTTCAACATCCATCGAGCCGTCGCATGTACTCACCGCGATGGGAGTACCGCGGGAGCAGATCGAGTCGACGCTGCGGATCTCGCTGGGCATGCCCACCACGCAGGAACAGATCAACATGCTGCTCAATGCAATTGCGCGCATTTTACCGCGTGTGAAAGTTCAATAA
- a CDS encoding sugar-binding transcriptional regulator, with protein sequence MEKKTLRDRSSFLADVAEMYYLEEQNQAKIAKTIGLTRSMVSRMLTEARENGIVEIRIQRPLQFDPELESMLKEKFGLKDAFVVVTHHRSGERLTRILGNAGAQMLARYLGPKKILGLAWGTSISATVDAFEARETMPVKVVQLVGAMGARIMEYDGHDLVTRITEKLGGEAYYLNAPYLCQSPEIAKSLLETKSIRETIAMGKKTDLALLGIGTTSPDFSSFYLAGYVTRRELDELRKAGAIGDVCGLHFDVNGQAACNDFCERLVSIRSQDLLGIPVRLAVAGGEGKADAILGALRSKYVNVLVCDSKTARKVLELAKTK encoded by the coding sequence ATGGAGAAGAAAACCTTGCGGGATCGTTCAAGTTTTTTAGCCGATGTGGCGGAGATGTACTATCTTGAAGAACAGAACCAGGCGAAGATCGCCAAAACCATTGGTTTAACGCGCTCCATGGTTTCACGCATGCTGACAGAGGCGCGTGAAAACGGCATTGTGGAAATTCGCATCCAGCGTCCGCTTCAATTCGATCCCGAGCTTGAAAGTATGCTGAAGGAGAAATTTGGCCTGAAAGATGCTTTTGTGGTGGTCACCCACCACCGCAGTGGCGAGAGACTCACCCGTATCCTTGGAAATGCGGGTGCGCAAATGCTTGCACGTTATCTTGGACCCAAAAAAATTCTGGGGTTGGCGTGGGGGACATCCATCAGCGCGACGGTGGATGCATTCGAGGCCAGGGAGACCATGCCGGTCAAAGTGGTGCAATTGGTGGGAGCCATGGGTGCCCGCATCATGGAATACGATGGGCATGACCTAGTAACGCGCATCACGGAGAAACTTGGCGGTGAGGCGTATTATCTCAATGCCCCTTATCTCTGCCAGAGTCCCGAAATAGCAAAATCGCTGTTGGAGACAAAGAGCATTCGGGAAACCATTGCGATGGGCAAGAAAACAGATCTTGCATTATTGGGAATCGGCACCACGTCACCCGATTTTTCAAGTTTCTATCTTGCAGGCTACGTAACCCGCCGTGAACTCGATGAACTGCGGAAAGCGGGGGCCATCGGTGATGTGTGCGGGCTGCATTTTGATGTGAATGGTCAAGCCGCCTGTAATGATTTTTGTGAGCGTCTGGTTTCCATCCGCAGCCAGGATCTGCTCGGCATTCCGGTGCGTCTTGCAGTGGCCGGCGGCGAAGGAAAGGCGGACGCCATTCTCGGAGCCTTAAGAAGCAAGTATGTAAATGTATTGGTCTGTGATAGCAAAACTGCCAGGAAGGTTCTTGAACTGGCAAAAACCAAATAA
- a CDS encoding thiamine pyrophosphate-dependent dehydrogenase E1 component subunit alpha gives MPKDKARTKEKQSNLHGQFGERVQRLGVSDEDLIGLYRTMCTVRHFEYMADKLYAAGKVHGTMHLSAGQEAVAAGISLAVQPDDYLINHHRGHGHFIAKGADINLMMAEFLGKDTGYNHGRGGSMHIADFQSNNLGANGIVGGGIPQAVGVGLALQMQRRKEICICIFGDGAANEGVFHEAMNMAALWKLPILYVCENNKYGMSMDVERATAKLPIAQRAEGYGIPWACVDGNDVVEVYDSMKIAVEHIRSGQGPYFVETITYRYFGHSKSDRNLYRSKEEIEDWKQNRDPIMRFTKHLLQSEILDENLAQEIDGQSEQVILKAVEFAEASPEPDVSTLMEYVYARNILS, from the coding sequence ATGCCCAAAGACAAAGCCAGGACAAAAGAGAAACAGAGCAATTTGCACGGGCAGTTTGGAGAGCGCGTACAGCGCCTGGGTGTATCCGATGAGGATCTGATTGGTTTATATCGGACGATGTGCACCGTCCGTCATTTCGAATACATGGCGGACAAGCTGTATGCAGCGGGAAAGGTCCATGGAACGATGCATCTTTCGGCCGGGCAGGAGGCGGTTGCGGCAGGCATCAGCCTGGCGGTCCAGCCGGATGATTACCTGATCAACCATCACCGCGGGCATGGACATTTCATCGCCAAGGGCGCGGACATCAACCTGATGATGGCTGAGTTCCTCGGCAAGGATACCGGCTACAACCACGGGCGCGGCGGTTCGATGCACATCGCCGATTTTCAATCCAATAACCTGGGTGCAAATGGTATTGTGGGCGGGGGCATCCCCCAGGCGGTCGGTGTTGGACTTGCACTTCAAATGCAAAGACGCAAGGAGATCTGCATTTGCATCTTCGGTGACGGGGCAGCCAATGAAGGTGTCTTTCATGAAGCCATGAACATGGCGGCACTATGGAAACTTCCCATCCTGTATGTCTGCGAGAACAACAAGTACGGAATGTCCATGGATGTGGAACGGGCGACTGCGAAGCTGCCAATTGCGCAACGTGCGGAAGGATATGGAATTCCCTGGGCATGTGTGGACGGCAATGACGTGGTTGAAGTTTATGATTCAATGAAAATCGCTGTTGAGCATATCCGTTCCGGCCAGGGACCTTATTTTGTTGAGACAATCACCTATCGTTATTTCGGCCACTCCAAGAGCGATCGCAATCTGTATCGCTCAAAGGAGGAGATCGAGGATTGGAAGCAGAACCGCGATCCCATCATGCGCTTTACCAAGCATTTGTTGCAATCCGAAATTTTGGATGAAAACCTGGCGCAGGAAATCGACGGTCAGTCCGAACAGGTCATCCTCAAAGCCGTGGAATTCGCTGAAGCCTCCCCCGAACCGGATGTATCCACCCTGATGGAGTATGTGTATGCCAGAAATATCCTATCTTGA
- a CDS encoding alpha-ketoacid dehydrogenase subunit beta — protein MPEISYLEAIRQALWQEMKRDERVFLLGEDIGRYGGAFGLTHGMLDEFGPERVRETPISEATIVATAIGASLLGMRPVAEIMFMDFVMLALDQIANQAAKMHFMFGGRTTVPIVVRMPGGSGSGAASQHSQSLESILMHFPGLIVVNPSTPYDAKGLMLASLRDPNPVCFVEHKVLYKTKGEVPEDDYIIPIGVAEIKRAGRDITVVANNIMVMKTLGVAEKLSRDGIEVEVIDPRTLLPLDTNTIIQSVTRTGRLLVVHEACQTGGWAGEVIASVVGSPAFDFLDAPVRRLGGKDVPIPYNRGLEKFAIPQEIDIEREIRALVQGKV, from the coding sequence ATGCCAGAAATATCCTATCTTGAAGCCATTCGACAGGCACTATGGCAGGAAATGAAGCGGGACGAGCGTGTCTTTCTGCTGGGTGAAGACATTGGCCGCTATGGTGGTGCATTCGGTCTGACGCACGGGATGCTCGACGAGTTCGGGCCGGAGCGTGTGCGCGAAACCCCCATCTCGGAGGCCACGATTGTCGCCACAGCGATTGGTGCTTCTTTGCTCGGAATGCGCCCAGTGGCCGAGATCATGTTCATGGATTTTGTCATGCTGGCACTGGACCAAATTGCCAATCAGGCGGCGAAAATGCACTTCATGTTCGGTGGGCGTACAACCGTTCCGATTGTCGTCCGTATGCCGGGTGGTTCCGGTTCCGGTGCGGCCTCCCAGCATTCCCAATCACTGGAAAGCATCCTGATGCATTTCCCGGGTTTAATAGTCGTCAATCCATCGACACCCTACGATGCAAAGGGATTGATGCTCGCCTCCCTTCGGGATCCGAACCCGGTTTGTTTTGTGGAACACAAGGTGCTCTATAAAACCAAGGGCGAAGTGCCCGAAGATGATTACATCATCCCGATCGGCGTGGCCGAGATCAAACGTGCCGGTCGCGATATTACCGTGGTTGCCAACAACATCATGGTCATGAAGACCCTGGGTGTCGCAGAAAAGCTTTCCAGGGATGGCATCGAAGTGGAAGTGATCGACCCGCGCACCCTGCTGCCGCTCGATACGAACACCATCATCCAGTCTGTCACCCGTACAGGCCGCCTGCTGGTCGTGCATGAAGCCTGTCAAACAGGCGGCTGGGCTGGAGAGGTGATCGCATCTGTCGTTGGCAGCCCCGCTTTCGATTTTCTTGATGCGCCCGTGCGGCGGCTGGGCGGAAAGGACGTTCCCATTCCGTACAACCGTGGACTGGAAAAATTTGCCATCCCGCAGGAAATCGATATCGAACGGGAAATCCGCGCACTCGTGCAGGGCAAGGTGTAG
- a CDS encoding 2-oxo acid dehydrogenase subunit E2, with translation MPVPFIMPKFDMDQEKATIISWSKKEGDPVQFDETVLTVETEKVAIDVPAPATGILAGIQYKDGDVVPVTEVIAYVLKEGESLADLPKTDSQALPTQPEVVSSPQEAPLSKPIIAPQNASVNATPVAIRIAKEEGIDLSKVRALGGNKITRDDVQHYMKEQQKPASRVAVPATPAARRISAETGIPLETVTGSGPRGRVQSADILATVNSRPASTTEIHGREAQVVPLTGIRRTIAERMQQSFQEAPHIALTIDVDMTEMEATRKRFNLQTEKLGQPRITVTALMIKMVAWALVRNPYINASFDDDAISLWQDVNIGVATAAPHGLVVPVLKGADHLGVSEINMRLIELANRARDNKLKLEDVQGGTFTISNLGMFGIRQFRAVINPPESAILAVGSLVRKPVVVDDKDRVEVRPMVSLTLSADHRVIDGVVAARFLSDLLAGIESPGLLLF, from the coding sequence ATGCCCGTTCCCTTCATCATGCCCAAGTTCGATATGGATCAGGAAAAAGCCACCATTATTTCATGGTCCAAAAAGGAAGGCGACCCGGTACAGTTCGATGAAACTGTTCTGACTGTTGAAACTGAAAAAGTTGCCATCGATGTTCCCGCGCCTGCCACTGGGATTCTTGCGGGAATTCAATATAAAGATGGCGATGTGGTCCCTGTTACGGAAGTGATTGCCTATGTATTGAAGGAGGGCGAATCGCTTGCCGATCTGCCCAAAACGGATTCACAAGCGCTTCCCACCCAGCCTGAGGTTGTATCATCCCCGCAAGAGGCTCCGCTTTCAAAACCCATTATTGCTCCTCAAAACGCCTCTGTGAACGCCACCCCTGTTGCCATACGAATAGCAAAAGAGGAAGGCATTGACCTGTCCAAGGTCCGTGCGTTGGGGGGGAACAAGATCACGCGTGATGATGTACAACATTATATGAAGGAACAACAGAAGCCGGCCAGCCGTGTTGCGGTCCCGGCGACGCCCGCCGCGCGACGAATATCGGCAGAGACGGGCATCCCTCTCGAAACGGTAACAGGTTCCGGCCCGCGTGGACGCGTTCAGTCTGCTGATATATTGGCAACTGTCAATTCGCGCCCGGCCTCCACAACAGAGATCCATGGTCGTGAGGCGCAGGTGGTCCCGCTGACAGGCATCCGCCGTACGATCGCCGAGCGGATGCAACAAAGTTTTCAGGAGGCACCCCATATCGCCCTGACCATCGATGTTGATATGACGGAAATGGAAGCCACGCGCAAACGGTTCAATCTGCAAACCGAGAAATTGGGGCAGCCAAGAATTACGGTGACCGCCCTGATGATCAAGATGGTGGCCTGGGCACTGGTGCGCAATCCATATATCAATGCATCCTTCGATGACGACGCAATTTCGCTATGGCAGGATGTGAACATTGGCGTTGCCACAGCGGCCCCTCATGGATTGGTCGTTCCTGTTCTTAAAGGCGCTGATCATCTGGGCGTCAGTGAGATCAATATGCGTTTGATCGAACTGGCGAACAGGGCACGCGACAATAAATTGAAACTGGAGGATGTGCAGGGTGGCACGTTCACCATCTCCAACCTGGGAATGTTCGGCATTCGCCAGTTTCGCGCGGTGATCAACCCGCCGGAAAGCGCGATCCTTGCAGTTGGGAGTCTGGTTCGGAAGCCGGTGGTTGTGGATGACAAGGACCGCGTTGAAGTTCGCCCGATGGTTTCCCTGACCCTTTCCGCCGACCATCGTGTGATCGATGGGGTGGTGGCCGCGCGTTTCCTCTCGGATCTCCTGGCAGGCATCGAATCACCTGGTCTGCTTTTATTTTAG
- a CDS encoding HPr family phosphocarrier protein — protein MAEATIQVRHQSGLHARPAALFVQAANKFQSKILVRNLTAEGKFVDAKSIIMVLTLGVMKDHEVIIQTEGADAEAALDALRSLIETNFGEA, from the coding sequence ATGGCTGAAGCAACGATACAAGTAAGACATCAATCCGGTTTACACGCACGTCCCGCCGCATTGTTTGTCCAGGCTGCAAATAAATTTCAATCAAAGATCCTGGTCAGGAATTTAACCGCAGAAGGCAAATTTGTGGACGCAAAAAGCATCATCATGGTCCTGACACTGGGTGTGATGAAGGATCATGAAGTGATCATTCAAACGGAGGGCGCAGATGCCGAGGCTGCCCTGGATGCACTCAGATCGCTTATCGAAACCAATTTCGGCGAGGCCTAG
- the ptsP gene encoding phosphoenolpyruvate--protein phosphotransferase: MPKIKFKGIAASDGIAIGPAFCYIPAELTIPVCAAGSVKEEMVRLDAARQHAHAELQGMHDAIEKRAGKEEAFIFKAHQEMLSDPALEGKIREFVEIGQTAEQALVNATEELASLLAGMEDELFAARALDVKDVGRRILRILLGLPDTALSAVTKPSIIIAEDLSPSDTASLDPDLTLGFITAQGGLTSHSAILARTLGLPAIVGMGNGLLDNVSNDTFIVMDGRTGEMILKPDQETITRYKQIKMQRDSHLQILKSAAEKDAHTANGRRVEVAANVGEATSARDAVEHGAEGIGLLRTEFLYLEDAQPPSEEKQYHIYRGIFSVMSGRPVIVRTLDIGGDKPPSYLPFPDEMNPFLGWRAIRISLDEPQLFKTQLRAILRAAVGYQARIMFPMVSDLDELRRARDTVETVKRDLALASIEFASDIPVGIMVETPAAAVLVDVLAEASDFFSLGTNDLTQYTLAVDRGNVKVSGLFQPLHPAVLRLIKQTIDAGHAKGKWVGMCGELAGMTRAIPILLGFGLDEFSMSPRAIPEAKHLISKLTDEKARGIASQAMSFGTAADTENYMKGILASL; the protein is encoded by the coding sequence ATGCCGAAAATAAAATTTAAAGGTATTGCGGCAAGTGATGGAATTGCGATTGGGCCGGCCTTTTGCTACATTCCAGCCGAATTGACCATTCCGGTTTGCGCCGCCGGCAGTGTGAAGGAAGAGATGGTCCGCTTGGATGCAGCCCGCCAGCACGCCCATGCTGAATTGCAAGGCATGCATGATGCCATCGAGAAAAGGGCGGGCAAGGAGGAAGCATTCATTTTCAAAGCCCACCAGGAGATGTTGTCTGACCCGGCCCTTGAAGGGAAGATCCGTGAATTTGTGGAAATCGGTCAAACTGCCGAACAGGCCCTGGTTAACGCCACTGAAGAACTCGCCAGTTTACTGGCAGGCATGGAGGATGAACTCTTCGCTGCGCGCGCGTTGGATGTAAAAGATGTCGGGCGCCGCATCCTGCGCATCCTGCTGGGACTGCCGGATACAGCCTTGAGCGCGGTCACAAAACCATCCATCATCATCGCTGAAGACCTGTCTCCCTCCGACACCGCCAGCCTGGACCCTGATCTTACGCTTGGCTTTATCACCGCCCAGGGCGGACTCACTTCGCACAGCGCCATCCTTGCGCGAACCCTTGGCCTGCCTGCGATTGTGGGGATGGGAAATGGCCTGCTTGACAACGTTTCCAATGACACATTCATTGTGATGGACGGGCGTACGGGCGAAATGATCCTTAAGCCCGATCAGGAAACCATTACGCGCTACAAACAGATCAAAATGCAACGCGATTCCCATTTGCAGATCCTCAAATCGGCCGCAGAAAAGGATGCCCACACCGCAAATGGTCGCCGTGTGGAAGTTGCCGCGAACGTCGGCGAGGCCACCTCCGCACGCGATGCCGTGGAACATGGCGCCGAGGGCATCGGCCTGCTGCGCACGGAATTCCTGTATCTCGAAGATGCACAACCTCCCAGCGAGGAAAAGCAATATCACATCTATCGCGGGATATTCAGCGTGATGTCCGGTCGTCCCGTGATCGTCCGCACGCTCGATATCGGCGGGGATAAGCCGCCATCCTATTTGCCCTTTCCCGATGAGATGAATCCATTTTTGGGCTGGCGCGCAATCCGCATCAGCCTGGATGAACCGCAGCTTTTCAAGACCCAGTTGCGCGCCATATTGCGCGCGGCGGTGGGATATCAAGCCCGCATCATGTTCCCCATGGTCTCGGACCTGGACGAACTGCGTCGTGCGCGCGATACCGTTGAAACGGTCAAACGGGACCTCGCACTTGCCTCCATTGAATTTGCATCGGATATCCCTGTGGGGATCATGGTCGAAACCCCCGCCGCGGCAGTGCTGGTGGATGTGCTTGCCGAAGCCTCCGACTTTTTCAGCCTCGGCACCAATGATCTGACCCAATATACGCTGGCGGTCGACCGCGGCAATGTAAAGGTATCCGGGCTGTTCCAGCCCTTGCATCCTGCTGTATTACGTCTTATCAAACAAACCATTGATGCGGGGCACGCAAAGGGAAAATGGGTCGGCATGTGCGGCGAGTTGGCTGGGATGACGAGAGCCATCCCGATCCTGCTTGGCTTTGGCCTGGACGAGTTTAGCATGAGCCCGCGCGCCATCCCTGAAGCCAAACACCTGATCAGCAAATTGACGGATGAGAAAGCGCGCGGGATCGCCTCTCAAGCCATGTCCTTCGGCACGGCGGCGGATACCGAGAACTACATGAAGGGAATCCTGGCTTCGTTATAA
- a CDS encoding transaldolase family protein, producing MAICLDSAKADEARQAKDLGWVYGVTTNPSLMAKTGMEPEAVLKELAELGFRQVYYQLVSDNLEDMLGEARTAAGIVKDGLVFKVAPTENGFRFVAKHAHEFPCCVTAVFDPAQALVAREAGARYVAVYVNRATKQQGDGLALVGELAKVLAGSQTEILAASLKSTKEVVDACMAGAQHITVPFNVLAGLSRHPLSTQIVGQFDADGVGIRLNSQGDEKKWKKY from the coding sequence ATGGCAATTTGTCTCGATTCAGCGAAAGCGGATGAAGCGCGCCAGGCGAAAGACCTTGGCTGGGTATATGGTGTCACGACCAATCCATCCCTGATGGCGAAAACGGGCATGGAACCCGAAGCCGTTCTGAAGGAACTGGCTGAACTTGGGTTTCGCCAGGTGTACTATCAGCTTGTTTCAGACAACCTGGAGGACATGCTGGGCGAGGCGCGTACAGCGGCCGGGATCGTCAAGGATGGGTTGGTCTTCAAGGTCGCACCGACGGAGAATGGATTCCGTTTTGTGGCGAAACATGCGCATGAATTTCCCTGTTGTGTGACCGCTGTTTTCGACCCTGCCCAGGCCTTGGTCGCGCGGGAGGCGGGCGCAAGATATGTCGCGGTATATGTCAATCGTGCGACAAAACAACAGGGTGATGGGCTTGCCCTGGTGGGGGAACTGGCGAAAGTCCTTGCCGGCAGTCAGACCGAAATTCTTGCAGCCAGTTTGAAGTCCACGAAAGAAGTGGTGGATGCCTGCATGGCAGGCGCACAGCATATCACCGTCCCATTTAATGTATTGGCAGGGCTGTCCAGACACCCCCTCTCCACGCAGATCGTCGGACAATTCGATGCAGACGGGGTTGGAATTCGTTTGAACTCACAAGGAGATGAAAAAAAATGGAAGAAGTATTGA
- a CDS encoding corrinoid protein, whose product MEEVLKKLFDAVLEGDFEGVTSNLQAALDAKLDPTVILNDGMVAAMREVGCRFEAGEYYVPEMLIAARAMQSGMAILKPHLQKTDNKSSGKVVIGTVKGDLHDIGKNLVGLMLEGAGFEVRDLGVDVPIEEFIRVVQEEKPDIVAMSALLTTTMQMMEQTIEAFEAAGLRDKVKFIIGGAPVTETYATQIGADGFSSDASRAVNVAKSLISA is encoded by the coding sequence ATGGAAGAAGTATTGAAGAAACTATTTGACGCGGTTTTGGAGGGGGATTTTGAAGGTGTCACGTCGAATTTGCAGGCCGCGTTGGACGCCAAACTGGACCCAACGGTCATTTTGAATGACGGCATGGTTGCAGCGATGCGCGAGGTGGGATGCCGGTTCGAGGCGGGTGAGTATTATGTGCCCGAGATGTTGATCGCGGCGCGCGCCATGCAAAGCGGGATGGCAATCTTAAAGCCTCATTTGCAGAAAACGGACAATAAATCGAGCGGCAAGGTTGTGATCGGCACGGTCAAAGGGGACTTGCATGACATTGGAAAGAATCTGGTTGGATTGATGCTGGAGGGTGCGGGTTTTGAGGTCAGGGACCTGGGTGTGGATGTCCCAATCGAGGAATTCATTCGCGTGGTACAGGAGGAGAAGCCCGATATTGTAGCGATGTCTGCCCTGCTGACCACCACCATGCAAATGATGGAGCAGACCATCGAGGCCTTTGAAGCCGCCGGCTTGCGCGATAAGGTTAAGTTCATTATTGGCGGCGCGCCTGTAACGGAAACATATGCAACCCAGATCGGCGCGGATGGTTTCTCCTCTGATGCGAGCCGTGCAGTCAATGTAGCGAAGTCATTGATCAGTGCATAA